The following are from one region of the Capsicum annuum cultivar UCD-10X-F1 chromosome 1, UCD10Xv1.1, whole genome shotgun sequence genome:
- the LOC107855325 gene encoding putative glucose-6-phosphate 1-epimerase, with amino-acid sequence MDQSAADKEFKAVEIAKDKNGVGQVLLRSLRGASVRISLHGGQVLSWKTDHGEELLFISSKANFKPPAAVRGGIPICFPQFGNRGSLEQHGFARNRTWLIDENPPPLPPNESNGKTYIDLLLKSSDDDLKIWPHGFEFRLRVALAFDGSLMLTSRIRNVNCKPFSFSIAYHTYFSVSDISEVRVEGLETLDYLDNLCNRERFTEQGDALTFESEVDRVYLSSSDVIAVFDHEKKRTFLIKKEGLPDVVVWNPWEKKSKAIADLGDEEYKHMLCVDGAAIEKPVTLKPGEEWTGKLELSVTPTS; translated from the exons atggATCAGTCTGCAGCAGATAAGGAGTTTAAAGCTGTAGAAATTGCAAAGGATAAGAATGGTGTTGGTCAAGTTTTGCTTCGAAGTCTACGTGGTGCCTCTGTTCGA aTTAGCCTGCATGGTGGACAGGTACTTTCATGGAAGACTGACCATGGTGAGGAATTACTTTTTATAAGCAGCAAG GCAAATTTTAAGCCACCAGCAGCTGTGAGGGGAGGGATTCCCATTTGTTTTCCACAG TTTGGAAACCGGGGCTCTCTCGAACAACATGGATTTGCCAGAAATAGGACGTGGCTCATTGATGAGAATCCTCCGCCACTGCCCCCTAATGAATCCAATGGAAAAACATATATTGACTTGCTACTTAAATCATCTGACGATGATCTTAAAATCTGGCCTCATGG TTTTGAGTTCCGCTTGAGAGTGGCTTTGGCTTTTGATGGATCTCTTATGCTGACATCACGCATCCGGAATGTCAATTGCAAGCCTTTTAGTTTCTCCATTGCATACCATACGTATTTTTCTGTCTCAGATATCAG TGAAGTGAGAGTGGAAGGCTTGGAGACTCTTGACTACCTTGACAACTTGTGCAACAGAGAACGTTTCACAGAGCAAGGAGATGCCTTAACATTTGAATCCGAG GTGGATCGAGTTTATCTTAGTTCATCTGATGTGATAGCAGTTTTCGATCACGAGAAAAAGAGGACTTTTCTGATAAAGAAGGAAGGGCTTCCTGATGTTG TGGTTTGGAATCCATGGGAGAAGAAATCTAAAGCCATAGCAGATCTTGGAGATGAAGAGTATAAGCACATGCTTTGTGTAGACGGAGCAGCTATCGAGAAACCAGTCACCTTGAAGCCAGGTGAAGAATGGACCGGGAAGTTGGAGCTGTCTGTCACGCCTACAAGTTAA
- the LOC107855302 gene encoding probable inactive receptor kinase At4g23740 encodes MVKVLSFRFLTMEWWGIFSLCFLVGLFLLSEGTDALLENDKQALLDFVNQLPHFHPLNWDADSSVCKNWTGVGCNEDGSRVIALRLPGVGFNGPIPNNTLSRLSALQILSLRSNGINGSFPLDFGNLKNLSYLYLHYNNFSGPLPFDLSVWKNLTSLNLSNNRFNGTIPSSISGLSHLTSLNLANNSLSGTIPDINLPNLQLLNLSNNNLIGTVPKSLQRFPKNVFIGNDVSLLGYPVSNSSNVSLPQQLNPKSKNDGKLSERALLGIIVASCVIGILGFGFLMVVCCFRRKKDDLFPGKMEKGDMSPEKAISRSQDASNRLVFFEGCNYAFDLEDLLRASAEVLGKGTFGMAYKAILEDATTVVVKRLKDVGAGKKEFEQQMEIVGSIKHENVVELRAYYYSKDEKLTVSDYFSEGSVAAMLHGKRGEYRNPLDWETRLRIAVGASRGIARIHAENGGKLVHGNVKSSNIFLNSKQYGCVSDVGLSTIMSSLAHPVARAAGFRAPEITDTRKATQPSDVYSFGVLLLELLTGKSPIHTTNGDEIIHLVRWVHSVVREEWTAEVFDLELLRYPNIEEEMVEMLQIAMSCVVRMADQRPKMCEVVKMIENVRPTSLENQLSSEEKTENSTSRAAAATPVLETQSDSQ; translated from the exons ATGGTTAAAGTTTTGAGCTTTAGGTTCTTGACAATGGAATGGTGGGGGATTTTTTCTTTGTGTTTCTTGGTGGGGTTGTTTCTTTTGTCAGAAGGCACTGATGCTCTTCTTGAAAATGATAAGCAAGCATTGTTGGATTTCGTTAACCAGTTGCCTCATTTTCACCCTTTGAACTGGGATGCAGATTCTTCAGTTTGCAAGAATTGGACTGGAGTTGGCTGTAATGAAGATGGTTCTAGAGTAATAGCATTGAGGTTACCTGGGGTTGGGTTCAATGGTCCAATTCCTAATAATACATTGAGTCGTTTGTCTGCATTGCAGATCTTGAGTCTTAGATCTAATGGCATCAATGGGAGTTTCCCTCTTGATTTTGGTAACCTCAAAAACTTGTCTTATCTTTACCTTCATTACAACAATTTCTCAGGTCCTTTGCCTTTTGATTTATCTGTTTGGAAGAACCTTACCAGTTTGAACTTGTCAAACAATAGATTCAATGGCACCATTCCTAGCTCGATATCGGGTTTAAGTCATCTTACTTCCCTGAATCTTGCTAACAATTCACTTTCCGGTACCATTCCTGATATTAATTTGCCCAACTTACAGCTATTGAATTTGTCAAACAATAACCTTATAGGTACTGTGCCAAAATCACTTCAAAGATTTCCAAAGAATGTGTTCATTGGTAATGATGTGTCCTTACTTGGCTACCCCGTCTCTAATTCTTCTAATGTTTCCCTGCCTCAGCAACTAAATCCGAAATCCAAGAATGATGGTAAATTGAGTGAGAGAGCTTTGCTTGGGATCATAGTAGCTAGTTGTGTAATTGGGATTCTTGGATTTGGTTTCTTGATGGTTGTTTGTTGTTTTAGAAGGAAAAAAGATGATTTGTTTCCCGGCAAGATGGAGAAGGGAGATATGTCTCCTGAAAAGGCGATTTCGAGGAGTCAAGATGCTAGTAATAGATTGGTTTTCTTTGAGGGTTGTAATTATGCATTTGATTTAGAAGATTTGCTTAGAGCTTCTGCGGAGGTATTGGGGAAGGGCACGTTTGGTATGGCGTATAAAGCGATATTAGAAGATGCTACCACAGTGGTTGTGAAGAGGTTGAAGGATGTAGGTGCTGGGAAGAAGGAGTTTGAGCAACAAATGGAGATTGTGGGAAGCATAAAACACGAAAATGTAGTCGAGCTTCGAGCATATTACTATTCAAAAGACGAAAAGCTTACTGTCTCTGACTATTTCAGTGAGGGTAGTGTTGCTGCAATGCTCCATG GTAAACGGGGAGAATACAGGAACCCTTTAGACTGGGAAACTCGACTTAGGATAGCAGTTGGAGCATCGAGAGGTATTGCTAGGATACATGCTGAGAATGGTGGGAAGCTAGTCCACGGAAACGTCAAATCCTCAAatatctttctgaattcaaaacaATACGGTTGTGTATCTGATGTTGGTCTGTCAACAATAATGAGCTCGTTAGCTCATCCAGTTGCTCGTGCTGCTGGTTTTCGTGCCCCAGAAATAACAGACACACGGAAAGCCACACAACCTTCTGATGTGTACAGCTTCGGTGTGTTGTTATTGGAGCTTTTGACAGGCAAATCCCCCATCCATACAACAAACGGAGATGAGATCATACACTTGGTCCGATGGGTTCACTCAGTGGTCCGAGAGGAGTGGACTGCTGAAGTATTCGACTTGGAACTGTTGAGGTACCCGAACATAGAGGAAGAGATGGTCGAAATGTTGCAAATCGCAATGTCATGTGTGGTAAGGATGGCAGATCAAAGACCAAAAATGTGTGAGGTTGTTAAAATGATCGAGAATGTTCGTCCCACGAGCTTAGAGAATCAGCTTTCATCTGAAGAAAAAACAGAAAATTCAACATCAAGAGCAGCAGCAGCCACACCAGTGCTTGAGACACAATCTGATTCTCAATGA
- the LOC107855303 gene encoding SUMO-conjugating enzyme UBC9 — MASKRILKELKDLQKDPPTSCSAGPVGEDMFHWQATIMGPPDSPYTGGLFLITIHFPPDYPFKPPKVAFRTKVFHPNINSNGSICLDILKEQWSPALTISKVLLSICSLLTDPNPDDPLVPEIAHMYKTDRNKYETTARSWTQKYAMG; from the exons ATGGCGTCCAAGAGGATTCTGAAAGAGCTTAAGGATTTGCAGAAAGATCCTCCTACTTCTTGCAGCGCTG GCCCCGTTGGTGAAGATATGTTTCACTGGCAGGCAACGATTATGGGTCCACCTGACAGTCCCTACACCGGTGGGCTGTTTCTCATTACCATTCATTTTCCACCAGATTATCCATTCAAGCCACCCAAG GTCGCTTTCAGGACAAAGGTTTTCCACCCAAATATCAACAGCAATGGTAGCATTTGCCTTGACATTCTGAAGGAACAGTGGAGCCCAGCTCTTACAATCTCCAAG GTGTTGCTGTCCATCTGTTCTCTGCTAACCGACCCCAATCCTGATGATCCTTTGGTGCCAGAGATTGCGCATATGTACAAGACTGATCGAAACAAGTATGAAACAACTGCTCGTAGCTGGACCCAAAAGTACGCCATGGGTTAG